Genomic window (Ureibacillus composti):
TGTTCGTAATGACCTTTAGCTGTTGTAAAAAGATACTTGTCTAACAGTAAAGTTAATTTATCTCTTAGTTCTACTTCCTCAACTACTGTGTTTATATTACGAACTAATTTATCATTTTGTATTACATACCCATCTAGTAGAAAAAGGTTTTTTAAATTAGGACTCGTTAAAAACTGTCCGGTTTCTTTCTCATAATAATAGTCATTATCTAATATTCGGTTAATAATTTCTTCTACTATTTCATATGATAAATCCCCACCTAAAATCCCTTTAAAATCAGGATTATCTACAATATATTTTGCAGCTGAAAGTATTATAGCCCCTTTACTATTCATATTTAGATGATTATCTATCCCATATTTAAAGAAAAAACTTTGTAAATCTGTAGTAGTACTCATTTGTTCCAATATCTTTAATGTTTCATAGACCGTAGCCCTAGAAAAAACAGCCATTAAAATCCCTCCGAAAATTTATATACACTATTACTTCTACACCTTTGGTCAAATTCCTTCTTTTGATTCAAAACTTAAAAGTATTGACACCGTTTTCCTGTTGCAGTAATATCAAGCTATCTAAAGGTGTCGTAACTTAGTGTCAAAATCGAAACCTAAAAATACATAGAAAAGAGTGTTACAACATGAGATACGGATATGCAAGGGTATCAACGCAAGGGCAGGACTTAGAAGTACAACTACAACAATTAGAAAGTGAAGGTTGCGATAAGATTTATTCGGAGAAGTTTACCGGCACTAAAGCAGATAGACCACAATTACAAGAGGTTTTAGACCTTTTACAAGAAGGTGACACATTAGTAGTAACTAAACTAGACCGACTAGCTAGAAATACAGTAGAAGGCATCGAGATAGTGAAGGAATTGTTTGCTAAAGGTGTGAGAGTTCATGTGCTAAATGTGGGGCTATTAGAAAATACAACGATGGGTCGTTTCTTCTTAACAACCTTATTAGCCGTTGCTGAAATGGAAAGAAACTTAATTGTAGAACGTACTCAAGAGGGAAAAGCTGTGGCTAAACAAAGCCCAGACTTTAAAGAGGGTCGCCCTAAGAAGTACACTAAAAAACAGATTGACCACGCATTACAATTGTTAGAAACACATTCATATACACAAGTTGAAGAGTTAACTGGAATATCCAAAAGTACAATGATTCGTGCTAAAAAGAAGGCAATAGTTGAAAAATATTTCAATAAAGCTTTTGAACAAAAAGTTGAATTACCTAAAAGACTGGTATGAAACTTTTAGAAGAATTAAGAGAGTAATAACGGATCAATCGTGGGGCTTTGCGTTGTGCATATCTATTTTATGGAATAGCGTAAAGCCTTTACTAGTATAAGATTGTGCAAAAAAAATATTTTCAGATTGCACACGTAAGCACAGCCTACAAGCGATATTTTTGCATAAGAAAAACCAGACAAAAACTATGTCTGGTCTATTTCATATAATGTAACAATCGCACCCAATTATTAAATATCGTTATTCAACTAAAGTACCCAGTTAATAATTAAAGGATTATTTCTTTTTCAATCTATTGTCTATTATATCGAATATTTTTTCATCCCACGATAACGTTTGATATGAGACGTTAAATCTGCCTCTCTCTCCATTATCTACTAGCCTTTCTACACCACCAGCTTGTTTACCTAGTTCTGTTAAAAACCAATTCCCTTTTTCGCCAACGAGAAAGCCGAGTTCTTTCAAAATTGAATATACATCTTCTGTTTTCAATCCTAATTCTTTTGCTATCATTCTAGCAGACTTACGCATAAAGTATTTACCTCCTTTATTCTCTCACATGTTAATACGTTCCTTTGCAAAAATAGGTTCTTTTTTATTTAACTAATTGCCCCGTTAGTTTAAATACTTACTTCACAATCTAACCTAAATATTAACATGTTATTTCCAAATTTTATACACTCTTATCTTTTAAAAAGGCAAGTAGGCATAATTTTACCTACTAGTCAAAACCACTAGTCAAATAGTTTCTTGACCTCGCTAGGGTGTTTCTCCTGATAATCAATGAAAGTATAGTAACAATCTTTACGGCTTCTACCATTCACTATATTCTTAATGGTTGCCCTAGAAACTGGGTACATTCCTTCTATTTGATACGGCTGTATCCCTCTCACTCTATTAAGAAAGAGAATGTGATAAACTTGCTTATCTGTCAATTTAACATTGTAGATACTCATTCGGATCATTCCTTTCCTTTATAACTTTATCTTTTTTAGCCATTCGTCCATTTAGTAATGCCTGCTTATGTGAATCACTAATAGTACGTTTCTTCTTAAAAAAACTATTTGTTACAAAGGCATTTTCAACTGTAAATTCGATACTAGTAGGTTTACCCTCATGTGACGTTCGAATATCGAAATTAACTTTATTTAGAATAGGATTTTTCATAAAGGATTTAATGTGAGATGGAACGCAAGTGTAAAAACTCCATTCGTCTGTTTCAGGACAATAGTTAATTATTGTTTCCTGTTCTTCTTTATTAAACTTCATTTTCATCACCTACTATCATTCCAGTAATAACATCTAACGGAGATATAATTGTTATTGGTTCACATCTAAAAACATTCCACTTATAAGGATTCACATCAATAAATATTTTCTCTATCAACCCACTACCATTAGTAACTGCATATAGTGGAAAAAAACCGTCAACTTTTGTGTCAAACTCATAATCATTGGAACTAGGATTCTTTCTGCCAATTCTAATTACTCCATTGTCTGCTGCTACCTCACCTAGCGATATAATTCCGCTTATAACGTTTGTTTTCACTATGAAAACCTCCTTGTATTTTTTTGCGACATCGCTGTCGTCATAGAGGTACTTGCAGATTCACTATGTTTTAGGACACTAGAAAATAAAATTCCAAGAATAAATTTTACTGACGAAAAAATAATTATCTAAATCACAAAACTCCAACTTTGCTTTTACTGATCCGCAGATTGTTACGTGGAAGATAGGATTTTAGGGCATAGAAAAAGACCCCCTACTTTAACTAACAGGAGGCCAAATTTAATCTAAAATAATCCGCTACGCTTGGTGAGAGGTCGTGCCTCCCTCTCTAGTCATAGCAAGTAAATGTTTTTATTACGTCTGCTATACACATGGAAAGGGGTAGCCGTTTTTTTGGCTATCCCTTGTAGTGTGTTAGCAGTATCTTTCACTCTTTTTTCTTTTAAGGAAGGCACCTCCAAAACGTTGATATAGCAATGTTTCAAGCACCTCTTTGCCCCACTTTTTAGGCAAACTAAATCTCGTTGTCTAGGTACTTTTCCAGTAATGTTCGCATTCTCCTAGAAGGAATATAGACATCAATTTTTCCACCGTTCCTAATGTTGCTACGGAATAACCACTGCAGTAACTCCGATAGTGCAAACAAATCATCATCTACTTTTACACCGTGACTATGGAAGAATTGTTTTATTAGTGGATTCAAAAACCGATTCCCCAAATAAATACAAGCTGTAGCATTGGCATATTCATTAGTTGCCTTAGCGTTTATTGGCACAAATCGACCGCTAATTTTGTTTGTTACTATTTTATCTTTATAGTCATTAAAGGTAGTCCAAATGATATCTTCTTTATTACAATCAACTTTATGGCGACAAAAATTATCTATATTATCCCTGATCATTTTTACGTAATGCTTGTCCTTAGTAGACCTTTTTAAATGGTTAACACTAAAAGCCGTTCTCTCTTCCCCAATCTTATTCATATCCCTTTTATCACGAACACTAGAGTAATGAATAT
Coding sequences:
- a CDS encoding recombinase family protein; translated protein: MRYGYARVSTQGQDLEVQLQQLESEGCDKIYSEKFTGTKADRPQLQEVLDLLQEGDTLVVTKLDRLARNTVEGIEIVKELFAKGVRVHVLNVGLLENTTMGRFFLTTLLAVAEMERNLIVERTQEGKAVAKQSPDFKEGRPKKYTKKQIDHALQLLETHSYTQVEELTGISKSTMIRAKKKAIVEKYFNKAFEQKVELPKRLV